The proteins below come from a single Balaenoptera musculus isolate JJ_BM4_2016_0621 chromosome 1, mBalMus1.pri.v3, whole genome shotgun sequence genomic window:
- the LOC118902196 gene encoding LOW QUALITY PROTEIN: ski-like protein (The sequence of the model RefSeq protein was modified relative to this genomic sequence to represent the inferred CDS: inserted 3 bases in 2 codons; substituted 2 bases at 2 genomic stop codons) — protein sequence MENLQTNFSLVQGSNKKLNGMGDDGSPPVKKMMIDIHANGKMMINKMPTVKKEHLDDYEAPMETDEEHVKRTCASVPEPLHLNPSLKHTLAQFHLSSQSSLGGPAAFSTRYSQESMSPTVFLPLPSPQVLPGPLLIPSDSSTELTQTVLEGESISCFQVGEEKRXCLPQVLNSVLREFSLQQINTVCDELYIYCSRCTSDHLHILKVLGILPFNAPSCGLITLTDAQRLCNALLWPHTFPQNGSILPAKNSLAQLKVTGSAFEVEHECLGKCQDLFAPQFYVQPDALCIQRLERCGMFAPQTFVMHSHRSPDKRTCHWGFESAKWHCYLHVNQKYLGTPEEKKLKIILEEMKEKFSMRNGKSTQSKIDTPPGVELQSRYPVIKQESDHVSQTHSFLHPSYYLYMCDKVVAPNVWLTSAVSXPKEVTKTEASRSILRHSEKPHSSGKHQKTVSYPDVSLEEQEKMDLKTSRELYSHLDPSVSNNSTSKKKPESTTCNLARDTSKVGIDRDAAASSPLIVKDVICEDDNGKIMEEVMRTYVKQQEKLNSILQKKQQLQMEVEMLSSSKAVKELPEEXQNLQKELESLQNEHAQRVEEFYVEXDLDIKLEQAMKQKCTCDSNLEKDKEAEYAAQLAELRQRLDYAKADRQELQDELRQEREARQKLEMMIKELKLQILKSSKNAKE from the exons ATGGAAAACCTACAGACAAATTTTTCCTTGGTTCAGGGCTCAAATAAAAAACTGAATGGGATGGGAGATGATGGCAGCCCTCCGGTGAAAAAAATGATGATAGACATTCACGCAAATGGAAAAATGATGATAAACAAGATGCCAACAGTAAAGAAGGAACACTTGGATGACTATGAAGCACCAATGGAAACTGATGAAGAGCATGTCAAGAGAACCTGTGCCTCTGTGCCTGAACCTTTACATTTAAATCCTAGTTTGAAACACACTTTGGCACAATTCCATTTAAGTAGCCAGAGCTCTCTGGGTGGACCAGCAGCATTTTCCACTCGGTATTCCCAAGAAAGCATGTCACCTACTGTATTTCTGCCTCTTCCATCTCCTCAGGTTCTTCCTGGTCCACTGCTCATCCCTTCTGATAGCTCCACAGAACTCACCCAGACTGTGTTGGAAGGGGAGTCTATTTCTTGTTTTCAGgttggagaagaaaagag ctgTTTGCCCCAAGTCCTAAATTCTGTTCTCCGAGAATTTTCACTCcaacaaataaatacagtatgtgaTGAATTGTACATCTATTGTTCAAGGTGTACATCAGACCATCTTCATATCTTAAAGGTCCTGGGAATACTTCCATTCAATGCCCCATCCTGTGGGCTGATCACATTAACTGATGCACAAAGACTGTGTAATGCTTTATTGTGGCCACATACTTTTCCTCAAAATGGTAGTATACTTCCTGCTAAAAACTCATTGGCTCAGTTGAAGGTAACTGGCAGTGCCTTTGAAGTGGAACATGAATGCTTAGGCAAATGTCAGGATTTATTTGCGCCCCAGTTTTATGTTCAGCCAGATGCTCTGTGTATTCAGCGTCTGGAGCGCTGTGGAATGTTTGCACCCCAGACATTTGTGATGCATTCTCACAGATCACCTGACAAAAGGACTTGCCACTGGGGCTTTGAATCAGCCAAATGGCATTGCTATCTTCACGTGAACCAAAAATACTTAGGGACACctgaagaaaagaaactgaagataattttagaagaaatgaaggagaaatttagCATGAGAAATGGGAAGAGCACTCAATCCAAGATAGATACAccaccaggagtggaattacagTCACGGTATCCAGTTATAAAGCAAGAAAGTGACCATGTTTCTCAGACACATTCATTTCTACACCCCAGCTACTACTTATACATGTGTGATAAAGTGGTTGCCCCAAATGTGTGGCTTACTTCGGCTGTATCCTAGCCTAAAGAGGTCACAAAGACAGAGGCAAGTAGATCTATACTAAGACATTCGGAGAAGCCTCACAGCAGTGGGAAACATCAAAAAACAGTGTCTTATCCAGATGTCTCACTAGAGGAACAGGAGAAAATGGATCTAAAAACAAGTAGAGAATTATATAGCCACTTAGATCCATCAGTCTCAAATAATTCTACAAGCAAAAAGAAACCTGAGTCTACCACTTGCAACTTAGCCAGAGACACAAGTAAGGTGGGAATTGACCGTGATGCTGCAGCTTCATCTCCACTTATTGTCAAAGATGTCATTTGTGAGGATGATAATGGAAAAATCATGGAAGAAGTAATGAGAACTTAtgtaaaacaacaggaaaaactGAACTCAATTTTGCAGAAGAAGCAACAACTTCAGATGGAAGTTGAAATGTTGAGTAGCTCAAAAGCTGTGAAGGAACTCCCTGAAGAATAGCAGAATTTACAGAAAGAGCTTGAATCTTTGCAGAATGAACATGCTCAAAGAGTGGAAGAATTTTATGTTG CAGATTTAGACATAAAATTAGAGCAGgcaatgaaacaaaaatgtacCTGTGActcaaatttagaaaaagataaagaagctgAATATGCAGCACAGCTGGCAGAACTGAGACAGAGATTGGACTATGCTAAGGCTGATAGGCAAGAACTCCAAGATGAACTCAGACAGGAACGGGAGGCAAGACAGAAGTTAGAGATGATGATAAAAGAGCTAAAGCTGCAAATTTTGAAATCatcaaaaaatgctaaagaataG